A genome region from Candidatus Cloacimonadaceae bacterium includes the following:
- a CDS encoding small multi-drug export protein, translating to MNNRSRILLCLLLLIAISPALHASGFAEKTVSWLRGYGLQPTWIVLIISMLPLIELRGSIPVAILLFNMHWTEAVLLSVIGNMIPIPFILLLMDWFFALISKNRHGARFTQWIFKRTRRKGKVIETYEALGLAIFVGIPLPGTGAWTGSFAANIFGIRFWKAMLYIFIGVLLAATVVTLLSLMGNIAVATR from the coding sequence GTGAATAATAGAAGCCGCATTCTGCTCTGCTTGCTGTTGCTGATCGCTATCAGCCCGGCTTTGCATGCCTCAGGTTTTGCCGAAAAAACTGTGTCCTGGCTGCGGGGATATGGACTCCAACCCACATGGATCGTACTCATCATTTCGATGCTGCCTTTGATCGAACTGCGCGGTTCCATCCCGGTGGCGATATTACTTTTCAATATGCACTGGACGGAGGCGGTGTTGCTATCAGTGATTGGAAACATGATCCCGATCCCTTTCATTCTGCTATTGATGGATTGGTTTTTTGCCCTGATCAGTAAAAACCGGCATGGTGCGCGTTTCACGCAGTGGATTTTCAAACGCACCCGACGCAAGGGAAAGGTCATCGAAACATATGAGGCGCTTGGGCTTGCGATCTTTGTGGGTATTCCTCTTCCTGGAACAGGAGCTTGGACAGGGTCCTTTGCCGCCAATATCTTTGGCATCCGTTTTTGGAAAGCGATGCTGTATATCTTCATCGGTGTGCTGCTCGCCGCAACAGTGGTAACACTGCTTTCCCTGATGGGAAACATTGCAGTGGCGACAAGGTGA
- the lpxB gene encoding lipid-A-disaccharide synthase, with translation MNKAYSIFWLVGESSGDLHAELVMKSINESIPNVRHVGIGGPRMQQMGLIPLYPFSRFAVMGFVEVIKHLLFFMGVERRIKKLFKRDKPDLAILVDYPGLNLRIADLADNHRIPVLYFICPQFWAWKHERVYKLKASVRHTACILPFEKELLDIHNVTSTYVGHPIAEEVKFDLDRQSFATFFSLDASKRWIGFFPGSRNDEIKRMLPVFLETAKRFDGQDYQILFSKSRSVNHTRYMETIEQAGAKGIHLIDGYAYEMMKYCDLLICTSGTVTLEAAFIGTPSIIAYKASPVSYRIGRYFIRIKRIGLPNIVLDADVLPEMIQDDVTPAKLSYQAAALLDDPERMIEIKAELLRLKAMLSDRKASVEMLKLVRNLLRIDA, from the coding sequence ATGAATAAAGCATATAGTATCTTCTGGCTGGTGGGCGAAAGTTCCGGAGACCTGCATGCCGAACTGGTGATGAAAAGCATCAACGAATCGATCCCAAACGTCCGCCACGTGGGCATCGGCGGTCCCCGTATGCAACAGATGGGTTTAATTCCGCTATATCCCTTTAGTCGCTTTGCCGTTATGGGTTTCGTTGAGGTGATCAAACATCTCTTATTCTTTATGGGAGTGGAGCGCAGGATCAAAAAGCTATTCAAAAGAGACAAACCCGATCTTGCGATTCTGGTGGATTATCCCGGTTTGAATCTGCGCATCGCCGATCTTGCCGACAACCATCGCATCCCGGTGCTCTATTTCATTTGTCCGCAGTTTTGGGCATGGAAGCATGAACGGGTCTATAAACTCAAAGCCAGTGTTCGCCACACCGCCTGCATCCTTCCATTTGAGAAGGAACTGCTTGATATTCACAACGTTACTTCCACATACGTGGGGCATCCAATCGCGGAGGAAGTCAAATTTGACCTCGACCGGCAATCTTTTGCAACGTTCTTTTCTCTGGACGCCTCCAAACGCTGGATCGGGTTCTTTCCCGGATCCCGCAACGACGAGATCAAACGCATGCTCCCCGTCTTTCTGGAAACGGCGAAACGCTTTGACGGGCAGGATTATCAGATCCTCTTTTCCAAATCCCGCTCCGTGAACCACACCCGCTATATGGAAACTATCGAGCAAGCTGGCGCAAAGGGAATCCATCTCATCGACGGATACGCCTATGAGATGATGAAATATTGCGACCTTTTGATTTGCACCTCAGGAACCGTGACCCTTGAAGCAGCCTTCATCGGTACGCCTTCCATTATCGCCTATAAAGCCTCTCCCGTATCCTATCGGATCGGAAGATACTTCATCCGCATCAAGCGTATCGGCTTGCCAAACATTGTTTTGGATGCCGACGTCCTACCGGAAATGATTCAGGACGATGTGACCCCCGCGAAACTCTCTTATCAGGCTGCCGCCTTGCTGGACGATCCGGAAAGGATGATTGAAATCAAAGCCGAACTGCTGAGATTGAAAGCCATGCTCAGCGACCGCAAAGCCTCGGTGGAAATGCTCAAACTGGTCAGAAATCTCCTCAGGATCGATGCCTAA
- a CDS encoding lysophospholipid acyltransferase family protein, with product MPKILFYLEKKLAAWFLRALKKTLHFTVVNQNPDALRCVYMFWHRNLLIMALQRMWSGAGVLISSSKDGELIAGPISELGYKTVRGSSSRQGSKALKEMIRLSREVSLAITPDGPKGPVFTIHPGIYQIALLAKIPIIPIVAHADKEWIFNSWDRFRVPKPFAHITIYYGDPIYLTDKEQIPETERRIREFMDSTERQIMAGLL from the coding sequence ATGCCTAAAATCCTCTTTTATCTGGAGAAAAAGCTCGCCGCCTGGTTTCTTCGGGCACTGAAAAAGACATTGCATTTCACGGTCGTCAATCAGAATCCGGATGCGCTGCGCTGCGTCTATATGTTCTGGCATCGCAATTTGCTGATAATGGCTTTACAGAGAATGTGGAGCGGAGCGGGAGTGCTGATCTCCTCTTCCAAGGACGGGGAATTGATTGCGGGACCGATTTCGGAATTGGGCTATAAAACAGTGCGCGGATCGAGCTCCCGTCAGGGCTCCAAAGCGCTCAAGGAAATGATCCGCCTCAGCCGTGAAGTCTCTTTGGCGATCACTCCGGACGGACCCAAAGGACCCGTTTTCACCATCCATCCCGGCATCTATCAGATCGCCCTGCTGGCAAAGATTCCGATCATCCCAATCGTCGCTCACGCGGATAAGGAATGGATCTTCAATTCCTGGGATCGCTTTCGAGTGCCGAAACCTTTTGCCCATATCACTATTTACTATGGCGATCCCATCTATCTGACGGATAAAGAACAGATCCCCGAGACCGAGCGGAGAATCAGAGAGTTTATGGACTCTACTGAAAGACAAATTATGGCTGGGCTGCTATAA
- the ppdK gene encoding pyruvate, phosphate dikinase produces MTAIKRVYTFGDGKAEGKAGMKNLLGGKGANLAEMNLIGVPVPPGFTITTDSCNEYTKLGMVKVRELLETEVKAAVTYIEELMGMQFGSDENPLLLSVRSGARASMPGMMDTILNLGMNDNAVQGIIKKTGNERFAWDSYRRFVQMYGDVVLGLKPASKEEEDPFEVIIHQMKHDKNIENDLDLSAGDLKTLVSLFKKAVKDNTGHDFPSDPWEQLWGSVFAVFDSWNNDRAEFYRQLNSIPGEWGTAVNVQAMVFGNMGITSATGVAFTRDAGTGENVFNGEYLINAQGEDVVAGIRTPLQITKEGSQRWAVLTGVTEEDRAANYPSLEEAMPTVYQELFDTQRKLEDHSKDMQDLEFTIQEGKLWMLQTRNGKRTGFAMVKIAMDMLHEGKLDEKTALLRMEPNKLDELLHPVFSKAGLANAKVLAKGLPASPGAATGQIVFFADDAEAWAADNKRVILVRIETSPEDLRGMNVARGILTARGGMTSHAAVVARGMGKCCVSGAGAIKIDYRARTMTVDGIIFKEGDWLSLNGSTGQVLEGKIETVDPELSGDFGDLMKLTDKHTHMKVRTNADTPKDAAVGRNFGAVGIGLCRTEHMFFEGDRIKAMREMILADDEAGRRKALDKLLPIQRADFEGIFEAMNGFPVTVRLLDPPLHEFVPHEEDQQEEIAIELGISLQKVKDRVHSLHEFNPMLGHRGCRLGNTYPEITEMQARAIIEAALAVKAKGIIVLPEIMVPLIGTQAEYKLQEEIIRTTADKVFGEKGDTIDYLVGTMIEIPRAALTADKIAESAEFFSFGTNDLTQMTFGYSRDDAGVFLPVYLAKHLLKNDPFQILDQEGVGQLIQMAIDRGRSTRPDLKIGICGEHGGEPSSVEFCHRVGMNYVSCSPYRVPIARLAAAMAAIR; encoded by the coding sequence ATGACTGCAATTAAACGTGTATACACCTTTGGCGACGGAAAAGCCGAAGGTAAAGCCGGAATGAAAAACCTCCTGGGTGGAAAGGGTGCCAATCTTGCCGAAATGAACCTTATCGGCGTGCCCGTCCCTCCCGGATTCACAATAACAACCGACTCTTGCAATGAATATACAAAGCTCGGCATGGTGAAAGTCCGCGAACTTCTGGAGACCGAAGTCAAAGCCGCTGTCACTTACATCGAAGAACTAATGGGTATGCAATTTGGCTCGGACGAAAACCCGCTTTTACTTTCCGTCCGATCCGGTGCCCGCGCTTCCATGCCGGGGATGATGGATACAATCCTCAATCTCGGCATGAACGACAACGCCGTGCAGGGCATCATCAAAAAGACCGGCAACGAACGCTTTGCCTGGGATAGCTATCGACGTTTCGTCCAAATGTACGGAGACGTCGTTTTGGGTCTCAAACCAGCCAGCAAAGAGGAAGAAGACCCCTTTGAAGTGATCATTCACCAGATGAAACATGACAAAAACATCGAAAACGATCTTGATCTCAGTGCCGGTGATTTGAAAACCCTTGTATCCCTCTTCAAAAAAGCCGTCAAGGACAACACCGGACACGATTTCCCCAGTGATCCATGGGAACAGCTCTGGGGATCGGTTTTTGCCGTTTTCGATAGCTGGAACAACGACCGGGCGGAGTTTTACCGTCAGTTGAATTCCATTCCAGGCGAATGGGGCACCGCAGTGAACGTTCAAGCGATGGTATTTGGCAACATGGGCATCACCAGCGCTACCGGAGTCGCTTTCACACGCGATGCAGGCACTGGAGAGAATGTCTTCAACGGCGAATATCTGATCAACGCCCAGGGCGAAGACGTCGTAGCCGGGATCCGCACTCCGCTACAGATCACCAAAGAAGGCTCTCAACGCTGGGCAGTGCTCACCGGTGTTACCGAAGAAGATCGTGCCGCGAACTATCCATCTCTGGAAGAAGCGATGCCGACCGTCTATCAGGAACTTTTTGACACTCAAAGAAAGCTTGAAGACCACTCCAAAGATATGCAGGACTTGGAATTTACTATTCAGGAAGGCAAACTCTGGATGCTGCAAACCCGCAATGGCAAGCGCACCGGATTTGCAATGGTCAAGATCGCCATGGACATGCTTCACGAAGGCAAGCTGGACGAAAAAACAGCGCTGCTGCGCATGGAACCAAACAAACTTGACGAGCTTTTGCACCCTGTCTTTTCCAAAGCCGGTCTCGCAAACGCTAAAGTCCTTGCCAAGGGACTTCCCGCTTCTCCAGGCGCCGCCACCGGACAGATTGTTTTCTTTGCCGATGATGCCGAAGCCTGGGCTGCGGATAACAAACGCGTCATCCTTGTCCGCATCGAAACTTCTCCGGAAGACTTACGCGGAATGAACGTCGCCAGAGGAATCCTAACTGCCCGTGGCGGAATGACTTCGCACGCGGCAGTAGTCGCCCGCGGCATGGGTAAATGTTGCGTTTCAGGCGCCGGAGCGATCAAGATCGACTATCGTGCCAGAACCATGACCGTGGATGGAATCATCTTCAAAGAAGGAGATTGGCTATCCCTCAACGGCAGCACCGGTCAGGTGCTCGAAGGCAAGATCGAGACCGTCGATCCCGAACTCAGCGGAGATTTTGGCGATCTGATGAAACTGACGGACAAACACACGCACATGAAGGTTCGCACCAATGCCGATACACCCAAAGATGCCGCTGTGGGGCGTAATTTCGGAGCTGTAGGCATCGGACTCTGCCGCACTGAACATATGTTTTTTGAGGGCGACCGCATCAAAGCCATGCGTGAAATGATCCTCGCCGACGACGAAGCCGGGCGCAGAAAGGCTTTGGACAAACTGCTGCCGATACAGAGAGCTGATTTTGAAGGAATCTTCGAAGCTATGAACGGATTCCCAGTCACCGTCCGTCTGCTCGATCCTCCTTTGCACGAATTCGTTCCTCACGAGGAAGATCAGCAGGAAGAGATCGCCATAGAACTCGGCATATCCCTACAAAAAGTGAAAGATCGCGTGCACTCTTTGCACGAATTTAACCCCATGCTCGGTCACCGTGGCTGCCGCCTTGGCAACACCTATCCGGAAATCACGGAAATGCAGGCACGTGCCATCATCGAAGCCGCGCTCGCCGTCAAAGCCAAGGGCATCATCGTGCTGCCGGAAATCATGGTTCCGCTGATCGGCACTCAGGCAGAATACAAGCTGCAAGAAGAGATCATCCGCACAACAGCGGATAAGGTTTTTGGCGAGAAAGGCGATACTATCGACTATCTTGTCGGAACGATGATTGAAATCCCCCGCGCTGCTCTGACAGCGGACAAAATCGCCGAAAGCGCAGAATTCTTCAGTTTCGGCACCAATGATCTCACTCAAATGACTTTCGGCTACTCACGCGATGACGCCGGAGTCTTTCTTCCTGTCTATCTTGCCAAACATCTGCTCAAAAACGATCCTTTCCAGATCCTCGATCAAGAAGGCGTCGGACAACTCATTCAGATGGCTATAGACCGCGGACGCAGCACACGTCCCGACCTCAAAATCGGAATCTGTGGAGAACACGGCGGAGAACCCTCTTCTGTGGAGTTTTGCCACCGTGTGGGCATGAACTATGTGAGTTGCTCTCCATACCGCGTTCCGATCGCCCGCCTCGCAGCAGCGATGGCAGCCATTCGGTAA
- a CDS encoding YkvA family protein has translation MKDDVLYGKEMPESKQEKLKERIVDIDDKKMKFYEELRKKAKDWTKLKSGSLGGKLSEYLFLLPDFFILVSRLALDKRVPAKRKLLIGGIIAYLIMPFDIIPDMIPVIGHIDDLVMVVLGLNLILNDTDPKVLRDNWSGDGDVLDQIKKITAVAEKFLDKTILSRIKGWLGTKS, from the coding sequence ATGAAAGACGACGTATTATACGGCAAAGAAATGCCGGAAAGCAAACAGGAGAAACTGAAAGAACGTATTGTCGATATCGACGATAAGAAGATGAAGTTCTATGAAGAGTTGCGCAAAAAAGCCAAGGACTGGACGAAGCTCAAATCCGGTTCTTTGGGTGGAAAACTGAGCGAGTATCTCTTTCTGCTGCCCGATTTCTTCATTCTGGTGAGCCGTCTGGCGCTCGACAAACGCGTCCCCGCCAAGCGCAAACTGTTGATCGGAGGCATCATCGCCTACTTGATAATGCCCTTTGACATCATACCGGATATGATCCCCGTGATCGGACACATCGATGATCTCGTGATGGTCGTCCTGGGGCTCAATCTCATCCTCAACGACACCGATCCCAAAGTGCTGCGCGACAATTGGAGCGGCGATGGAGACGTCCTCGATCAGATCAAAAAAATCACCGCTGTAGCGGAAAAGTTCCTGGACAAAACCATTCTCAGCCGCATTAAAGGATGGCTTGGCACCAAAAGCTGA
- the rdgB gene encoding RdgB/HAM1 family non-canonical purine NTP pyrophosphatase, with translation MQKLLIASHNRDKVKEIADLLAGLPLEVLCTDDFPHLKPTVEDQDTIAGNAMKKALETAQQTGLMTLADDTGLFVHALNDEPGIFAARYAGEDCSYRDNRLKVLGNMEGKADRRATFKTCAALADPDGVIAIKEGCVEGYITDAERGENGFGYDAVFEVKSTGKTYAEMSHCEKNRLSHRALAVQKIIPVISHVIGENT, from the coding sequence ATGCAAAAATTACTGATTGCTTCTCATAACCGCGACAAGGTGAAGGAGATTGCAGACCTGCTTGCAGGCTTGCCGCTCGAAGTGCTTTGCACCGATGATTTCCCTCACCTGAAACCGACTGTCGAGGATCAGGATACGATAGCTGGAAACGCTATGAAAAAGGCGCTTGAAACCGCGCAGCAAACTGGTTTGATGACCCTGGCGGACGATACCGGCTTATTTGTTCACGCTCTCAATGACGAACCCGGAATCTTTGCCGCGCGCTATGCCGGAGAGGATTGCAGCTACCGTGACAACCGGCTCAAAGTGCTGGGAAACATGGAAGGCAAAGCCGATCGCCGAGCTACTTTCAAGACCTGTGCAGCACTCGCCGATCCCGATGGCGTCATCGCCATCAAAGAAGGGTGCGTCGAAGGCTACATTACCGATGCGGAGAGAGGGGAAAACGGATTTGGCTACGACGCCGTCTTTGAGGTGAAAAGCACCGGTAAGACCTATGCCGAGATGAGCCACTGCGAGAAAAACCGCCTTTCCCACCGCGCTCTGGCAGTTCAAAAGATCATTCCCGTGATTTCTCACGTGATCGGTGAGAACACATAG
- a CDS encoding phosphomannomutase/phosphoglucomutase, whose product MIKPQVFRQYDIRGIVGEELNGESYYLIGRGFGTYIREKGLKSIVVGGDARPSTSELMEEFVRGALETGCDVTEIGMVATPVLYFAIWKLKMDAGAMVTASHNPSQYNGCKLNLGLASVFAEELQKVLQIILKGEFFSGAGKHEIYNQLDEEYMSYIVDNIKIERPVKVIVDGGNGMGGPYLPEILRRLDCEVIEMYCEPDGTFPNHHPDPTIEKYMVDLSRGVIDAEYELGIGLDGDADRIGVVDEKGKMLFGDQILNILAREYLKTNQGKTIIADVKCSKNLYDDIRKQGGIPMMYKTGHANIKMKMQEIGVEFAGEMSGHVFLADRYLGFDDAIYVSCRFLEIVGKASSPVSTYLADQPKMYNTPELHIQCPDARKFEIVANICDEFKAEGYDVNDIDGARITFPDGWGLIRASNTTPVLVTRFEAETEKRMNEIRELVEGKIKKYS is encoded by the coding sequence ATGATAAAACCTCAGGTATTCAGACAATATGACATCCGCGGAATCGTTGGCGAAGAGCTGAACGGCGAATCCTATTACCTGATCGGAAGAGGATTTGGCACCTACATCCGGGAAAAAGGACTGAAAAGCATCGTTGTCGGTGGAGACGCGCGTCCCAGCACATCCGAGCTGATGGAAGAATTTGTCCGTGGTGCTCTGGAAACCGGCTGTGACGTCACTGAAATCGGCATGGTCGCCACCCCTGTGCTCTATTTTGCCATCTGGAAACTCAAAATGGATGCCGGCGCGATGGTGACCGCCAGCCACAATCCCTCGCAGTATAACGGCTGCAAGCTCAATCTCGGGCTCGCAAGCGTATTCGCGGAAGAGCTGCAAAAAGTGCTGCAAATCATCCTAAAAGGCGAGTTCTTTAGCGGAGCTGGGAAACATGAGATTTACAACCAACTCGATGAAGAATATATGTCTTACATCGTTGACAACATCAAGATCGAGCGCCCGGTGAAGGTGATCGTCGATGGCGGAAACGGCATGGGCGGACCCTACCTTCCAGAGATTCTCAGAAGACTGGATTGCGAAGTGATCGAAATGTACTGTGAGCCGGACGGAACCTTCCCCAATCATCACCCTGATCCCACGATAGAGAAGTATATGGTGGATCTCAGCCGCGGCGTAATCGATGCCGAATATGAGCTCGGAATAGGACTGGACGGCGATGCAGATCGCATCGGGGTCGTCGATGAAAAGGGTAAAATGCTCTTCGGCGACCAGATACTCAACATCCTCGCCCGCGAGTATCTGAAAACTAATCAGGGCAAGACCATCATCGCCGACGTCAAGTGCTCCAAGAACCTCTATGACGACATCCGCAAGCAGGGCGGCATCCCGATGATGTATAAAACCGGACATGCAAATATCAAGATGAAGATGCAGGAAATCGGCGTTGAATTCGCCGGCGAGATGAGTGGTCATGTCTTTCTGGCAGACCGCTATCTGGGTTTTGACGACGCCATTTATGTAAGCTGCCGCTTTCTTGAGATCGTCGGCAAAGCAAGTTCTCCCGTCAGCACCTATCTTGCCGATCAACCCAAGATGTACAACACTCCGGAGCTGCATATCCAATGTCCGGACGCGCGCAAATTTGAGATCGTCGCCAATATCTGTGACGAATTCAAAGCCGAAGGCTACGACGTGAACGACATCGACGGCGCCAGAATCACTTTCCCGGACGGCTGGGGGTTGATCCGCGCTTCAAATACGACTCCGGTGCTGGTCACCCGTTTCGAAGCTGAGACCGAAAAGCGGATGAACGAGATCAGAGAATTGGTCGAAGGCAAGATCAAGAAGTACTCATAA
- the hisS gene encoding histidine--tRNA ligase, which translates to MEYKIPRGTYDILPAQSYKWQKVIAVFREIASAYGYEEISTPVFEQANLFERSAGESSDVIQKEMYRFEDRKGRCFALRPEGTAPVVRSYVENRMDVLTSRVKLYYIGPMFRYDRPQAGRFRQFYQYGIEFIGSNNAYYDAEVIAILWSYLTKLGLTNIRLELNSVGCPSCSSTYEDALRDHFKPHLSELCSDCQKRFDAKPKRLLECKVPSCKALGVGAPTQNDFLDEECQTHFAEVQSYLKGMSIPFTINPRIVRGLDYYSNTAFEIVYEGIGAQNSLAGGGRYNGLIEQIGGKSIPAIGFAGGFERLLLTLEDQGIDLGKPPAPDVYIITIGETAKAAAIPLLNDLRYAGVYAEYDPDKTSFKAQLKAADNLNARFALIIGEEEIARGVGQLKDFFSGEQKELFLNDLPALVEAMRIDFR; encoded by the coding sequence ATGGAATATAAGATCCCGCGCGGAACCTATGACATCCTTCCTGCCCAAAGCTATAAATGGCAGAAAGTTATCGCCGTCTTCAGAGAGATCGCGAGCGCTTATGGCTATGAAGAGATCAGCACGCCTGTCTTTGAACAGGCAAATCTCTTTGAACGTAGCGCCGGTGAGAGCTCGGATGTCATCCAAAAAGAGATGTACCGCTTTGAAGATCGCAAGGGACGCTGCTTTGCGTTGCGTCCGGAAGGCACTGCTCCGGTGGTGCGCAGCTATGTGGAAAACCGCATGGATGTCCTCACCTCGCGCGTAAAGCTCTACTATATCGGTCCCATGTTTCGTTATGACCGTCCCCAGGCGGGACGCTTCCGTCAATTCTATCAATATGGCATCGAATTCATCGGCAGCAACAATGCCTATTACGATGCGGAAGTTATTGCCATTTTATGGTCTTATCTAACCAAGCTGGGGCTAACCAACATCCGTCTGGAGCTCAATAGCGTTGGCTGCCCAAGTTGTTCGAGTACCTATGAAGACGCGCTGAGAGACCATTTCAAGCCTCATCTGAGCGAGCTTTGTTCCGATTGCCAAAAGCGCTTTGATGCCAAGCCGAAGCGTCTTCTGGAATGCAAAGTTCCGTCCTGCAAGGCATTGGGTGTAGGCGCTCCCACACAGAACGACTTTCTTGACGAGGAATGCCAAACCCATTTCGCAGAAGTGCAGAGCTATCTGAAGGGTATGAGCATCCCTTTCACGATCAATCCCCGCATCGTGCGCGGACTGGATTATTATTCCAATACCGCCTTCGAGATCGTCTATGAAGGCATCGGCGCCCAAAACTCACTTGCCGGAGGTGGACGCTACAACGGACTGATCGAACAGATCGGAGGTAAGAGCATTCCCGCCATCGGTTTTGCCGGAGGTTTTGAGCGCCTGTTGCTTACACTTGAAGATCAGGGCATCGATCTGGGCAAACCTCCCGCTCCTGATGTGTATATCATCACCATTGGCGAAACCGCAAAAGCAGCAGCCATCCCGCTTTTGAACGATCTCCGCTATGCCGGAGTCTATGCCGAATACGATCCGGACAAGACTTCCTTCAAAGCCCAGCTCAAAGCGGCTGACAACCTGAATGCAAGATTTGCCCTGATCATCGGCGAGGAAGAAATCGCACGCGGTGTGGGACAGCTAAAAGACTTCTTCAGCGGAGAGCAAAAAGAGCTGTTTTTAAATGATCTTCCTGCCCTCGTCGAAGCGATGAGAATTGACTTTAGATAG
- the truA gene encoding tRNA pseudouridine(38-40) synthase TruA: MPRFLMKLMYDGSAFHGWQKQKNQRSVQEYLETALAMFSTLGNQVTASGRTDAGVHALAQCAHFDYEGAMTPERLIRAFRRYLKDDVKVLDIKPVADDFHARFDACQRSYVYLLTRDRTPFNRNYKGYIPHKRYELESMRACTKYLLGAHDYSSFGKHNPAVPNRICDVKDIKILTHREDIVFLIRADRFLHNMMRRIVGTIVDISHCSLDPSVIAEILAEAQPRQKLGMPAPAEGLYLVEVKYPAFDS, translated from the coding sequence ATGCCGCGCTTTTTGATGAAACTGATGTATGACGGCAGCGCCTTCCACGGCTGGCAAAAACAGAAAAACCAACGCAGCGTGCAGGAATATCTGGAAACCGCCTTGGCGATGTTTTCCACCCTTGGCAACCAGGTCACCGCTTCCGGCAGAACCGATGCCGGAGTTCACGCTTTGGCGCAATGCGCCCACTTCGATTATGAAGGAGCGATGACTCCCGAGCGGCTAATTCGCGCTTTTCGCAGATATCTCAAAGACGATGTCAAGGTGCTGGATATCAAGCCGGTGGCGGATGACTTTCACGCCCGGTTCGATGCCTGTCAACGCAGCTATGTCTATCTGCTCACGCGGGATCGGACGCCTTTCAACCGAAACTACAAGGGTTATATTCCCCACAAGCGTTATGAGCTGGAGAGCATGCGAGCCTGCACCAAATATCTGCTTGGTGCACATGACTATTCTTCATTTGGCAAGCATAATCCGGCAGTGCCGAATCGGATTTGCGACGTGAAAGACATCAAGATATTGACGCATCGGGAGGATATCGTCTTCCTAATACGTGCCGATCGCTTTCTGCACAACATGATGCGCCGCATCGTTGGCACCATTGTGGATATCTCTCACTGCTCTTTGGATCCCTCAGTGATTGCCGAAATCCTTGCCGAGGCGCAGCCCAGGCAGAAGCTCGGCATGCCCGCTCCGGCAGAGGGCTTGTATCTCGTCGAAGTGAAATACCCGGCATTTGATTCTTGA